The following proteins are encoded in a genomic region of Dialister hominis:
- a CDS encoding phage tail assembly chaperone has product MNLTEALLKADVASVTEEATKDYEIPRLTKKFQTPFILHLQEIPPKRVAEIQSLAFEMDGKGKLSQGDLYAMNMLYVCEGVTNPEFADKEVLKHFKAATKKDLLAKLLNAGELSDASGEVQKLSGFDDGEDQEDKVKN; this is encoded by the coding sequence ATGAATCTTACTGAAGCGCTGTTGAAGGCGGATGTTGCATCCGTCACAGAAGAAGCGACAAAGGACTATGAAATCCCGCGGCTCACGAAGAAATTCCAGACTCCGTTCATCCTGCATCTACAGGAAATCCCGCCCAAAAGGGTGGCTGAGATCCAGTCTCTTGCATTCGAAATGGACGGGAAAGGCAAACTCAGCCAGGGCGATTTATACGCCATGAACATGCTGTATGTATGCGAGGGCGTGACCAATCCGGAATTTGCGGACAAGGAAGTGCTGAAGCACTTTAAGGCGGCAACGAAAAAGGACCTTCTGGCAAAGCTGTTGAATGCCGGTGAGCTCTCAGACGCTTCCGGAGAAGTGCAGAAGCTTTCCGGATTCGATGATGGTGAAGACCAGGAAGATAAAGTAAAAAACTGA
- a CDS encoding DUF2577 family protein: protein MKLTEDPYKGLIELHRRIAKRAALQPTAGIGTIISPPPGIQISYHRFILDKENIYIDEYWLQGHTRTHKGHIVSETQPRAGGSGDAEFASHTHDIDNDYTDTQTKTDTWKPGDKVLLVPITTEDEKTTAQFVVLCKLVRLDGN, encoded by the coding sequence ATGAAACTGACAGAAGATCCATACAAAGGTCTGATTGAGCTTCACCGGCGGATAGCCAAAAGAGCGGCTCTGCAGCCGACCGCAGGAATAGGGACAATCATTTCGCCGCCTCCAGGAATCCAAATCAGCTATCATAGATTCATCCTGGATAAAGAGAACATTTACATAGATGAATATTGGCTGCAGGGACATACAAGAACCCATAAAGGGCACATTGTAAGTGAGACACAGCCAAGGGCAGGAGGGAGCGGAGATGCTGAATTCGCTTCCCATACCCATGATATAGACAACGATTACACAGACACACAGACCAAGACTGACACATGGAAACCGGGGGACAAGGTTCTTCTGGTGCCGATTACCACAGAAGATGAAAAGACCACGGCACAGTTTGTGGTGCTGTGCAAACTGGTAAGATTGGACGGTAATTGA
- a CDS encoding phage tail sheath subtilisin-like domain-containing protein encodes MAKLGMPSINISFIEAGIEAIQRSQRGIVALILEEAADTITKLKTDHTVGDDTVKAIENPFTIYTTDDIPSELSDENKDYITKCLIGYTKTPYRVKVLLVAKNAENDTKADKFADDLSVLATERWDYLAIPTITDVQCEAVATWVKTNRENKFKKVKAVLPNYAGDYEGIIDFGNTSIKTKTKTYSPAEYTARIAGLIAGTPMTISATYAPLAEVIDCDRHTLDENDEKVNKGEFFIWFDGEKFKMSRAMNSLVTTTQGKLEAYQTIKTVDIMDMIYDDIRKTAQDSYIGKYTNDYDNKCLLISAIQGYFLELERGRLLQKDYSQVDIDVDAVKNYQIVHGLYTKDELAKMSDLEIKKLDTKKKVFLTAKIKILDAMEDIELPINI; translated from the coding sequence ATGGCGAAACTTGGTATGCCCAGTATTAATATCAGCTTCATTGAAGCAGGTATTGAAGCTATCCAGAGGAGCCAGCGCGGCATTGTGGCGCTGATTCTGGAAGAAGCTGCTGATACCATTACAAAGCTGAAGACCGACCACACGGTGGGAGACGATACGGTCAAGGCAATTGAAAATCCATTTACAATCTACACCACCGATGATATCCCGTCAGAACTGTCTGACGAAAACAAGGACTACATCACAAAGTGCTTAATCGGTTACACAAAAACACCGTACCGGGTCAAAGTGCTGCTGGTGGCGAAGAATGCGGAAAACGACACCAAGGCCGATAAATTCGCCGACGATCTTTCCGTATTGGCAACAGAACGCTGGGACTATCTGGCCATTCCGACCATTACCGACGTCCAGTGTGAAGCTGTGGCCACTTGGGTGAAGACAAACCGGGAAAACAAATTTAAGAAGGTGAAGGCAGTCCTTCCAAACTATGCCGGAGACTATGAAGGCATTATTGATTTCGGCAATACATCAATCAAGACGAAGACCAAGACCTATTCACCGGCGGAATACACGGCGCGCATCGCGGGACTCATCGCAGGTACTCCAATGACCATATCCGCTACTTATGCGCCGCTCGCTGAAGTAATTGACTGCGACCGGCACACACTGGATGAAAACGACGAAAAAGTCAACAAGGGCGAATTCTTCATCTGGTTCGACGGAGAAAAATTCAAGATGTCCCGTGCTATGAACTCCCTGGTAACCACCACTCAGGGAAAGCTGGAGGCCTATCAGACCATCAAGACCGTGGATATCATGGATATGATTTACGACGACATCAGGAAGACCGCGCAGGACAGCTATATCGGTAAATATACCAATGACTACGACAACAAGTGCCTTCTGATTTCCGCTATCCAGGGATATTTCCTTGAATTGGAAAGAGGACGTCTGCTGCAGAAGGACTATTCTCAGGTGGATATCGACGTGGATGCGGTAAAGAATTACCAGATTGTCCATGGCCTTTATACCAAGGATGAACTGGCGAAGATGAGCGACCTTGAAATCAAGAAGCTGGATACCAAGAAGAAGGTATTCCTGACAGCAAAGATTAAGATTCTGGATGCTATGGAAGACATTGAACTTCCAATTAACATCTGA
- a CDS encoding putative phage tail protein, with translation MSLIRSRPVDISLYLPGFLTKSAEYKAGLDAESGEHERMRIVLLDIEKQFNVKTVDWGINLWEDLYAINQDRSKSSLISRRDVVLAKMVPPSVVNEPFMDRLVNAYVADKKAEIVSYIDEYRIEILYHGGQILDYDNLRKSIREYLPAHLGYKLVTFTSGDLYFHAAGIVQNYKKITVDMDSSVHLEAADTTIHYAGQVVHNYRKLSISGGVLNHG, from the coding sequence ATGAGTTTAATCAGAAGTAGGCCGGTAGACATTTCATTATATCTACCAGGATTCCTTACAAAAAGTGCCGAATATAAAGCCGGGCTGGATGCGGAAAGCGGAGAGCATGAAAGAATGCGAATTGTACTGCTTGACATAGAAAAGCAGTTTAATGTCAAAACAGTAGACTGGGGGATAAATCTCTGGGAAGACTTGTACGCGATCAATCAGGATAGAAGCAAAAGCAGCCTAATTAGCAGACGTGATGTTGTGCTTGCTAAAATGGTTCCTCCATCCGTTGTCAATGAGCCTTTTATGGACAGGCTGGTCAATGCTTATGTTGCTGATAAGAAAGCCGAAATCGTAAGCTACATAGACGAATACAGAATTGAGATCCTATATCACGGTGGGCAGATCCTTGATTATGATAATCTTCGGAAATCAATCAGAGAATATTTACCGGCGCATCTGGGATACAAACTGGTTACGTTCACTTCTGGAGATTTATATTTCCATGCAGCCGGAATTGTCCAGAACTATAAAAAGATTACAGTCGATATGGACAGCAGTGTCCATCTGGAGGCCGCTGACACCACAATCCATTATGCAGGACAAGTAGTCCATAATTATAGAAAATTATCTATTTCGGGGGGGGTACTAAACCATGGCTAA
- a CDS encoding XkdQ/YqbQ family protein → MLKLYYTDPPGTENAVSCQDISNYVIHVTWSGDTDQAARKLEFTIAYNTAEKDAAFVQLNLLLGGTIEASDIDETTETPIFIGRIFFRKRASDSFTFEFTCYDTMVYLAKSNIRANFKDIDVTSAVKQVCGSIGLETADNIPSIPTVVNFIADDKSGTEVLQMLFDKAKAEQGKSYRAISIGGKITVVERGETIENYIADSSVNVISAEHSESLEDMVDKVVAVNDDGSVGQIFTTDDEIGKYGTIQKIYKIQPPKSGESVDNVTAAKALLKAPKEESSLKALGDIQCISGYAITVQEEQLKGKFTIKSDTHHFENGIHTMDLTLEYIGEAEK, encoded by the coding sequence ATGCTGAAACTGTACTACACAGACCCACCGGGAACAGAGAACGCAGTAAGTTGCCAAGATATTTCCAACTACGTCATTCATGTCACCTGGAGTGGTGATACGGACCAGGCGGCACGAAAGCTTGAATTCACTATCGCATACAACACGGCGGAGAAAGATGCTGCATTTGTACAGCTGAATCTGCTGCTGGGAGGAACAATTGAAGCATCTGATATAGATGAAACGACGGAAACACCGATTTTCATCGGAAGAATTTTCTTCAGAAAGCGGGCATCCGATTCATTCACATTTGAATTTACCTGCTACGACACCATGGTTTATCTGGCCAAAAGCAACATCCGGGCTAACTTCAAAGACATTGATGTTACCAGCGCAGTGAAGCAGGTCTGCGGAAGCATCGGACTTGAAACAGCCGACAACATTCCGTCAATTCCGACCGTAGTGAATTTCATTGCAGATGACAAGAGCGGCACCGAAGTACTGCAGATGCTCTTTGATAAAGCCAAAGCGGAACAGGGGAAAAGCTACAGGGCAATTTCGATAGGCGGGAAAATCACAGTAGTGGAAAGAGGAGAGACCATAGAAAACTACATCGCTGACAGCTCCGTCAATGTGATTTCAGCAGAACACTCCGAGTCACTGGAAGACATGGTGGACAAAGTGGTGGCAGTCAACGATGATGGTTCAGTGGGGCAGATTTTCACAACGGACGATGAAATCGGAAAGTATGGCACAATCCAGAAGATTTATAAAATCCAGCCGCCGAAGAGCGGTGAATCTGTGGACAACGTAACTGCCGCAAAAGCTCTCCTCAAAGCGCCAAAGGAAGAATCTTCTTTGAAGGCCCTGGGAGATATCCAGTGTATTTCAGGGTATGCCATTACGGTTCAGGAAGAACAGCTCAAAGGTAAATTCACTATCAAATCGGATACCCACCATTTTGAAAACGGGATTCACACAATGGACCTGACATTGGAATACATCGGGGAGGCTGAGAAATGA
- a CDS encoding HK97 gp10 family phage protein: MRIEEYTALIEKVQKEFPAEAEAELQRGAKKLRREIKAASPVGHAKHPHKLKNSWKMEMAGTSAKTLEAHIYSTAPHFHLVERGHVWKTPHGKIKGYKQGTHFMEKTVNAEGPGIYDEMGRRLAEKVGVELG; encoded by the coding sequence ATGAGGATTGAGGAATACACCGCACTCATTGAGAAAGTGCAGAAGGAATTTCCGGCGGAAGCCGAAGCGGAGCTTCAGAGAGGGGCCAAAAAGCTCAGAAGGGAAATCAAAGCCGCGAGCCCGGTTGGGCATGCCAAACATCCTCATAAGCTGAAGAACAGCTGGAAGATGGAAATGGCGGGAACATCCGCCAAAACGCTGGAAGCCCACATCTACAGCACGGCTCCTCACTTCCACCTGGTGGAGCGCGGTCACGTATGGAAGACGCCTCATGGCAAGATAAAAGGCTACAAGCAGGGCACCCACTTCATGGAAAAGACCGTGAATGCGGAAGGCCCTGGCATTTATGACGAAATGGGAAGAAGACTGGCGGAAAAGGTAGGTGTGGAACTTGGCTGA
- a CDS encoding phage tail tube protein, whose translation MAEAFNSQQVMSGTQGEVWINDKYMAQVTAFKAEVNLTKEEVNQVKKMAKQYKVTGWEGKGNVKMNHMSSFFLNLMAENIKNAHQTVCTIVAKLDDPDAIGSERVVIRDATFDKMTLMDWEAKKLAQDDYDFTFTDFDLLDTADE comes from the coding sequence ATGGCAGAAGCATTTAACAGCCAGCAGGTCATGTCCGGCACCCAGGGTGAAGTGTGGATTAACGACAAATACATGGCCCAGGTTACTGCTTTCAAGGCAGAAGTTAATCTGACCAAGGAAGAAGTGAACCAGGTCAAGAAAATGGCTAAACAGTACAAAGTGACAGGATGGGAAGGAAAAGGCAACGTGAAGATGAACCACATGTCCTCCTTCTTCCTGAACCTTATGGCTGAAAACATCAAGAACGCCCATCAGACTGTCTGCACAATCGTAGCAAAACTGGATGATCCGGATGCCATTGGGTCAGAACGGGTAGTCATCAGGGATGCCACCTTTGACAAGATGACTCTCATGGACTGGGAGGCTAAAAAACTGGCCCAGGATGACTATGATTTCACTTTTACTGATTTCGACCTGCTGGATACGGCAGATGAATAG
- a CDS encoding gp53-like domain-containing protein: MYTSSDGFGAVNFPLSYTQNCFGIYAMAQDTAETHEHVSYYQLGKSSCMFYTETNQSGGKSLHCLYFSVGY; encoded by the coding sequence ATCTACACGAGCAGTGATGGATTCGGAGCAGTTAATTTTCCTCTATCGTATACGCAAAATTGCTTTGGGATTTATGCCATGGCACAAGACACTGCAGAAACGCATGAACATGTTTCGTACTATCAATTGGGAAAATCTAGTTGTATGTTTTATACAGAAACAAATCAAAGCGGTGGGAAATCGCTGCATTGTTTATACTTTTCTGTCGGATATTAA
- a CDS encoding phage tail tape measure protein, giving the protein MAKIIDVIMRLQDQVSGTLGRIRRQMEETGRMHRRLGGEISRTGRNIENIGRAMLPMAEGMAGAGALALKTFADFDSTITMAGLKAGATAEEMEQMRKVAAEVGRDFPISANDAAKAMDRLAASGLNANQATASLPGIVTAAVASGEDLGATADVITSAMSTYKMMTGDMGANAAKVADIIQMAANRSKLDMAAFGTAMQYAGAPANALGVDIESLAAAMGIMANNGIEASTIGTSLRSTLSRLASPPKEAANAIALLGLKTKDASGNFVGLDNIIGQMRTAMSGMSNTQQVALAKAIAGEDAYSGLLALIKTAPEDYKALEDAIRNASGSSKEAFNVMNKTAKGSFMSMLGSVESLAISIGGLLAPTMKQITDVIKGAADWINGLDDSQKQMILNVGKAVIGFVAFNMAAGKAIGVAGELVKVYGDIGIALHGGTIQNRLLMYSVRGLARVLPVVGSGLFSIVKVLGGAASSAIVGAVRLLTALSGGILAVARALITAAIAGGPVVWAIMTIAAAAALIYANWDAIGPYFRNLFNGIVNFINGPFASAWNAAWDGIVSFFSGIFSGIEEVCSSVMNGIKSAINSVISGINGISVDIPDWVPGVGGGHLGFNIPMLYTGTPNWRGGPAVINDRGGEVVDLPSGARVIPHEQSLNQAYRQGRMAGTNSGNASITVNIYNPQINSQGDINEMARRIAERIYYELAKNSINMNEGAV; this is encoded by the coding sequence ATGGCAAAAATCATTGATGTCATTATGAGACTGCAGGACCAGGTATCCGGTACACTGGGTAGAATCAGAAGACAGATGGAAGAGACCGGACGGATGCACAGACGTCTGGGCGGAGAAATCAGCCGGACCGGAAGAAACATTGAGAACATTGGCCGGGCCATGCTCCCTATGGCTGAAGGAATGGCCGGAGCAGGAGCATTGGCGCTCAAGACCTTTGCGGACTTTGACTCTACTATCACTATGGCAGGGCTGAAAGCAGGAGCTACAGCAGAAGAAATGGAACAGATGAGGAAGGTGGCGGCTGAAGTGGGCCGCGACTTCCCGATTTCTGCCAATGACGCTGCCAAGGCCATGGATAGATTGGCCGCCAGCGGGCTCAATGCCAACCAAGCTACTGCGTCTCTGCCGGGAATCGTGACAGCGGCTGTGGCATCAGGGGAAGACCTTGGTGCAACGGCTGATGTAATTACATCCGCCATGTCAACATACAAGATGATGACAGGAGATATGGGTGCCAACGCCGCCAAGGTAGCGGATATTATTCAGATGGCTGCCAACAGGTCAAAACTGGATATGGCTGCTTTTGGGACTGCTATGCAGTATGCCGGAGCTCCGGCAAATGCCCTGGGCGTAGACATCGAATCGCTGGCAGCGGCTATGGGCATCATGGCTAATAATGGCATTGAAGCATCCACCATTGGGACATCTCTTAGATCTACCCTTTCAAGACTTGCTTCTCCGCCAAAAGAAGCGGCAAACGCCATTGCACTCCTGGGGCTCAAGACCAAAGATGCATCAGGGAACTTCGTGGGACTGGATAATATTATCGGGCAGATGAGGACTGCTATGAGCGGGATGAGCAACACGCAGCAGGTGGCACTGGCAAAAGCCATTGCCGGCGAAGATGCTTATTCCGGACTGCTGGCACTCATAAAGACTGCTCCAGAGGACTACAAAGCACTGGAAGATGCCATCCGGAATGCCAGCGGCTCATCCAAAGAGGCTTTCAACGTCATGAATAAAACTGCCAAGGGCTCGTTCATGTCCATGCTGGGCAGTGTGGAATCTCTTGCCATTTCCATAGGTGGATTACTGGCGCCAACAATGAAGCAGATAACCGATGTCATTAAAGGTGCCGCCGACTGGATTAATGGGTTGGATGATAGCCAGAAGCAGATGATTCTGAATGTTGGGAAAGCTGTTATAGGATTCGTGGCATTCAACATGGCAGCAGGTAAAGCCATCGGAGTGGCAGGGGAACTGGTCAAAGTCTATGGAGATATCGGTATCGCGCTTCATGGAGGAACCATCCAAAACCGGCTCCTTATGTACTCCGTGCGAGGACTTGCCAGGGTACTGCCGGTGGTAGGCTCCGGACTATTTTCCATTGTGAAAGTGCTGGGAGGCGCAGCATCTTCGGCTATCGTCGGAGCTGTACGACTGCTTACTGCTCTTAGTGGAGGGATACTTGCGGTTGCAAGGGCACTTATTACTGCTGCCATTGCAGGCGGGCCAGTGGTGTGGGCCATTATGACCATTGCGGCGGCCGCCGCATTAATCTATGCAAACTGGGACGCCATAGGGCCTTATTTCAGAAACCTTTTCAATGGCATCGTGAATTTCATCAATGGGCCATTCGCCAGCGCGTGGAATGCGGCGTGGGATGGAATTGTAAGTTTCTTCTCCGGAATTTTCAGCGGGATTGAAGAAGTGTGCTCTTCGGTTATGAATGGAATCAAGAGCGCCATCAATTCCGTAATTTCAGGAATCAACGGCATCAGCGTAGACATTCCGGACTGGGTGCCTGGAGTGGGTGGAGGTCATTTGGGATTTAATATCCCCATGCTCTATACCGGTACTCCAAACTGGAGAGGTGGACCTGCAGTTATCAACGACCGTGGTGGAGAAGTGGTGGACCTTCCATCCGGAGCGAGAGTGATTCCGCATGAGCAGTCTCTGAACCAGGCTTACAGGCAGGGAAGAATGGCCGGAACTAATTCCGGAAACGCCTCCATCACTGTAAATATTTACAATCCGCAGATTAACAGTCAGGGAGATATCAATGAAATGGCCAGAAGAATAGCAGAGCGCATTTACTACGAACTGGCGAAGAATTCCATCAACATGAATGAGGGGGCAGTCTAA
- a CDS encoding DUF2634 domain-containing protein produces MANPFIAGPQSDNLIKASHETFREFAWDFERNDFIRDDNGQYIILEGNAALKVWIYKCLMTERYRYRAYFDDYGAELEQFIGKPNDGTEGTELYRYVKEALQVNPHIRSVNDVFMKQDKKKVTLTVSLDTDYESQSVEVEV; encoded by the coding sequence ATGGCTAATCCATTTATAGCGGGGCCTCAGAGTGATAACCTTATAAAAGCGTCTCATGAGACATTTCGGGAATTTGCATGGGATTTTGAAAGGAATGATTTCATCCGCGACGACAATGGGCAGTACATCATACTGGAAGGTAATGCAGCGCTGAAGGTGTGGATATATAAATGCCTAATGACAGAACGGTACAGATACCGGGCCTATTTCGATGATTACGGGGCCGAGCTGGAACAATTCATCGGGAAACCGAATGACGGGACAGAAGGGACGGAGCTTTACCGCTACGTGAAAGAAGCTCTTCAGGTAAATCCTCACATCCGTTCAGTTAATGATGTTTTCATGAAGCAGGATAAGAAAAAAGTCACGCTGACCGTTTCCCTTGATACGGATTATGAAAGCCAGTCAGTAGAAGTGGAGGTGTGA
- a CDS encoding phage tail terminator family protein translates to MAEIVKMIDIVKTVTQILKDEFKCTVYSDEALENFKKPCFFIAAIPVSIPQTTNFMEKHLSIVLTYFPKDSMRDEVHYLDVFDRIQSHFALGMKVGGRFLHVDRVTPDRVGEEQDILQITIEIIYLEQTGKSESGAEMMEEIEVNGLNGDETVHDFIDNNS, encoded by the coding sequence TTGGCTGAAATCGTAAAGATGATTGATATCGTAAAGACAGTGACGCAGATTCTGAAAGATGAATTCAAGTGTACTGTGTACTCTGATGAAGCATTGGAAAATTTCAAAAAGCCCTGTTTCTTTATCGCCGCCATCCCTGTTTCCATCCCGCAGACTACAAATTTCATGGAGAAACACCTTTCCATCGTGCTAACCTATTTTCCAAAGGACAGCATGAGGGATGAGGTGCATTATCTTGATGTTTTTGACAGAATTCAAAGTCATTTTGCTCTGGGAATGAAGGTGGGAGGCCGTTTCCTTCATGTTGACCGGGTTACTCCGGACAGAGTGGGGGAAGAACAGGATATCCTGCAGATAACCATTGAGATTATCTATCTGGAACAGACAGGGAAGTCGGAATCCGGAGCGGAAATGATGGAGGAAATCGAAGTGAACGGGCTCAATGGAGATGAGACCGTCCATGATTTCATTGATAATAACAGTTAG
- a CDS encoding gp53-like domain-containing protein → MAKFPSLTFTEAGMKMLIQSQNGHTLTFTKGKLGSGVLTDSDDITKFTDLKAPKMELPVVKKDDSGKEKISLTFNTSNTALEEGFVSRELGVFAKLDDGAETLYAYSNAGNDYDYIPNKDTPTDENRLVVNLIVSSSANIAVLVDGSIVYAHMSDLDDRLQVTATVGKPASMDEKGLWVEIKDGLRSILHRWNKTTNSYDTLHPETESAQITDWHSGIMASLASKTLGTVVDAITTDSVLGKLIKLLLDASGVKYLIDTNGYVCFGSLFGGLIIQWGFYVCNASQSYPIAFSINPYCIAASVLASTTDSNYYIISVDNDSNRSFILNGWRDNVKQGDIYAAVIAIGK, encoded by the coding sequence ATGGCTAAATTTCCAAGTTTAACATTTACCGAAGCAGGCATGAAGATGCTGATTCAGTCCCAGAACGGGCACACACTCACTTTTACCAAAGGCAAGCTTGGCAGCGGCGTTCTGACAGACAGCGATGACATTACCAAATTTACCGACTTGAAGGCTCCCAAAATGGAGCTCCCGGTGGTAAAGAAAGATGATTCGGGTAAAGAAAAGATTTCCCTTACATTTAACACGTCAAACACGGCTCTTGAAGAAGGATTCGTCTCCAGAGAGCTGGGCGTGTTTGCAAAGCTGGACGACGGGGCCGAAACACTCTACGCATACAGTAACGCCGGAAACGATTATGATTACATCCCAAACAAGGACACACCGACAGATGAAAACAGGTTGGTTGTGAACCTCATCGTAAGCTCTTCTGCAAATATTGCTGTGCTGGTGGATGGCTCCATCGTTTACGCTCACATGAGCGACCTTGACGATAGACTGCAAGTGACCGCTACGGTAGGGAAGCCGGCAAGTATGGACGAAAAAGGCCTTTGGGTGGAAATCAAAGACGGGCTGAGATCTATTCTTCATCGGTGGAATAAGACAACGAATAGCTATGACACACTGCACCCTGAGACGGAATCTGCCCAGATTACCGACTGGCACTCTGGAATTATGGCAAGCCTCGCAAGCAAGACACTTGGGACCGTAGTGGATGCTATTACCACTGATTCAGTACTGGGAAAGCTTATAAAGCTGCTTTTAGATGCTAGCGGAGTAAAGTATTTAATTGATACAAATGGGTATGTATGCTTTGGCAGTCTGTTTGGCGGGCTAATTATACAGTGGGGATTCTACGTTTGTAATGCGAGTCAATCGTACCCGATAGCTTTTAGCATAAATCCATATTGTATTGCGGCGTCGGTGTTAGCTAGTACAACAGACTCAAATTATTACATCATTTCGGTTGATAATGATAGTAATAGATCATTTATCTTGAATGGCTGGAGAGATAACGTTAAACAGGGCGACATTTATGCTGCTGTTATAGCAATCGGGAAATAA
- a CDS encoding baseplate J/gp47 family protein, protein MAFQAEDREVILARLIEAYKKYRKNNASEVEGTFAFDDLAANSVEFQNIQAEMELLIEAMFPQSSWGEYLDLLADELGNGMKRRAATKAVVVLTLSGTAGTEVNTGVLFATDGKINFITTEACTIGEDGLCTVKAEAQTAGKEGNVKAGTIVKIPVSIYGVSAVTNKEDAYNGYDEETDDSLRERLLFRLRHPVTSGNANEYVDWAESVGGVGAAKCIPLWNGNGTVKVIIVDANNEQANDELLNAVKNYIETVRPIGASVTVITPEILKVSVAAEVTVASEDYVAKITEAINEYFRREGFNSNYVSIAHIGKIMLETGAISDYESLTINGGISNISVDDNHVPRLGTLTLEVK, encoded by the coding sequence ATGGCATTTCAGGCAGAAGACCGGGAAGTAATCCTGGCAAGGCTCATTGAAGCCTATAAAAAATACAGAAAGAATAATGCCAGCGAAGTGGAAGGCACTTTTGCATTCGACGACCTGGCGGCCAACTCCGTAGAATTTCAGAACATCCAGGCAGAAATGGAGCTGCTGATAGAAGCAATGTTCCCGCAGTCATCCTGGGGGGAATACCTTGACCTTCTAGCAGATGAACTAGGGAACGGCATGAAGCGGAGAGCCGCGACAAAGGCCGTGGTAGTACTTACCCTTTCCGGAACGGCAGGGACCGAAGTGAACACAGGAGTACTTTTTGCGACAGACGGGAAAATCAACTTCATCACAACCGAGGCATGCACTATCGGAGAAGATGGCTTATGCACTGTAAAAGCAGAGGCCCAGACGGCTGGGAAAGAAGGGAATGTAAAGGCAGGAACTATCGTCAAAATCCCTGTTTCCATTTATGGTGTGAGCGCAGTCACTAATAAAGAAGACGCTTATAACGGCTATGACGAGGAGACGGACGATTCACTTAGAGAAAGACTTCTGTTCAGGCTGAGACATCCGGTTACGTCCGGGAATGCGAATGAATACGTTGACTGGGCTGAATCTGTCGGAGGAGTAGGTGCTGCAAAGTGCATCCCGCTTTGGAATGGGAATGGAACAGTCAAGGTTATCATCGTGGATGCGAACAATGAACAAGCTAATGATGAGTTACTGAATGCAGTAAAGAATTACATTGAAACAGTAAGGCCAATCGGGGCTTCAGTCACAGTTATAACGCCGGAAATTCTGAAGGTTAGCGTGGCAGCTGAAGTTACTGTAGCATCTGAAGATTATGTTGCTAAAATTACGGAAGCCATTAATGAATATTTCAGAAGAGAAGGGTTCAACTCGAATTATGTTTCCATTGCGCACATCGGGAAGATAATGCTTGAGACAGGAGCTATCAGCGACTATGAATCGCTCACAATTAACGGAGGAATCAGCAACATTAGTGTAGATGATAACCATGTTCCACGGCTTGGGACGCTTACACTGGAGGTAAAATGA
- a CDS encoding gp53-like domain-containing protein, giving the protein MFILFCRILSPDVQQWGFLSNGMLTALPIAFNNNGYTLVATANGEVSNSGSIRVVKVLSQNQIQIISDGQPTESKGSYWIAIGK; this is encoded by the coding sequence TTGTTTATACTTTTCTGTCGGATATTAAGCCCAGATGTTCAACAGTGGGGATTTTTATCCAATGGTATGCTAACTGCTTTACCTATTGCTTTTAATAATAACGGATATACGTTAGTCGCCACTGCAAATGGCGAAGTTTCAAATTCTGGGTCTATCAGAGTAGTAAAAGTGCTATCTCAGAATCAAATCCAAATAATTAGCGATGGCCAGCCTACAGAGTCGAAGGGCAGTTATTGGATTGCTATAGGGAAATAG